From the Jeongeupia sp. HS-3 genome, the window GCGCCGCGGGTTCTCGGATTCGCCAGCGGCAACCCCGATCAGCTCGGTCCCCTGAAACGAGAAGCCGGCGATCATCGCCACGCCGAGCATGGCCGGAAAGCCCCCCACGAAGGGCGCATCACCGATCGTGAAGTTACCAAAGCTTTGCTGCGCACCGCCCTTGAGGATGCCGAAGATCATCGCCAGCCCCACGCCGATAAACACCACCACAGTCACGACCTTGATCAGCGCGAACCAGTACTCCGCCTCGCCAAAGCCCTTCACCGAGATGTAGTTGAGCAGGAACATGATGCCGAGGAAGATCACACTCCAGTAAATCCCGGGTATATCCGGGAACCAGTAATGCATGACCAGTTGCGCGGCAGCCAGCTCGACGGCGATGGTTACCGCCCAGTTGTACCAGTAGTTCCAGCCAAGCGCGAAGCCGAAACCCTCATCGACATACTTGGCGCCGTAAGTCGAAAACGAGCCCGATACCGGCATGTAGGCTGCCAGTTCACCCAGGCTGGTCATCACGAAATAGACCATCAGGCCGATGAGCACATAGGCGGCGATGGCGCCGCCGGGGCCAGCCTGCGAGACGGTAGCGCCCGATGCGACGAAAAGGCCCGTACCAATCGAACCGCCAATGGCGATCATGGTCAGATGGCGAGCCTTGAGGCTACGCCGCAGCGCGGGTGCGCTTTCCTCGCCGGAGTGAGTTTGATGTTCTTGCATGGGAGGTTATCTATAGAAGTTGAAGGTGCCCACCAACGCGCAGGCCCATTGACCATCAGTAAAGCGAACCCTTCAGAGTAACAAACTGGCCGCATCGACGAAACGGCGGTTTTCCACAATCCGCCCGTCGGACAAGCCGAATCGCCTCAATATAATTTCATATGATATTATATCAATCAAAACCAAAGGAATGCCTCAGTGGAATTTGAAGCCCGCATCGAGCGCATCTGCGCCGCCAATCCGGACGCACCACGCGATGCCATCATCGCTTCGCGCCGGCTGTTCCGTGCCGCCCACCTGCTCGAACGGCGCGTCAACGCCGCCCTGGCGCAGTTCAAGCTGGAAATGCGCGAATACCTTGCGCTGACGCTACTGGCGAGCAACATCGACGACCCGATGAGCCCGACCGAACTGAGCGTGACGCTCGACGCCAGCCGCACCCAGATCACCCGCCTGCTCGACGTACTGGAAAAGCGCGGACTGCTGGAACGCACGCCATCGGCATCCGACCGCCGCGGGCTGGAACTCAACCTGACCGAAGCGGGCCGCAGCCTGCAGCAACAGGCCGTGCCCGAGGTCTACGCCGCCTACGAAGCCTGCTGGCAGCTCGTCGAGCCCGCGATGCGGCCAATGTTGCTGGTCACGCTCGGCCGCATTGACGAGGGACTCTCGCAAGCATGAGTTTGCGACTGCATGCCCGCTATCGGGCAAGCAAGAAACGCTTACTGATGGCGCTCCTGGGGCTGATCACCGGCGTCGAGTTTCTTGAAAACCTGATGTTCGTTTTCGCCGCCAGCCACATCATGGGCGGCATTGGCGCCGCGCCGCGCGAATTCGCCCAGGCGCAAGCCGCCTACGCCATCGGCAGCCTGCTGATGATCGTCAAACAGCAATGGTCGGTGCGCCAGTTCGGTTATCGGCGCTATCTGTGCACCGCACTCGCCCTGTTCATCATCGGCACCATCGGCTGCTCGCAGAGCGGCACGCTCAACGAACTGACTTTGTTCCGCCTCGTTCAGGGCCTCGGCGGCGGCGCCTTCTTCACCAGCTCGCGCGTGCTGATTCCGCTGATGTTCAAGGGCAGCGAACGCGCGCTGGCGGTGAAATACTTCATGTACGGCATTTTCAGCGCCTCGATGATCGCACCACTGCTGGCCGCAACCCTGGTCGAGAGCGGCAGCTGGCATCTGGTTTTTTACGGCGCACTGCCGCCGGCGTTGCTGGCACTGCTTGGCGCCTGGTTTTTACTCCCCGACGCCGAGCCACCGCGCGAACGCGAACCACTGGCCATTGGCGGACTACTACTCTTTGGCGCGGCGGTACTGTGTCTGCAACTGATGCTGAGCGATACCCGCTACGACATCTTTGCCCACCCCTACCGGCTGGCCTTGCTGGCCGGCGGCGGCGGACTGCTGCTGCTCGGCTTTCTGCGGCATCAGTGGCGCCATCCCCAGCCGATCCTGCACCTGCGGGCACTGGTCAGTCCGGTTTATCTGACCGGGCTGGGGCTGTACTTCCTGTATTACTCGATCAAAAACTTCCGCGGCTATCTGTTCCCGATTTATGCCGAGCGTGGTCTGGGCATCCCGCTGATTGCGGTAGGCTGGCTCGATAGTTTTGCCGGCGCCGCGACCTTTGTCGCGGTGTATTTCTATATCAGATACAGCCGCAAACTCACGCTCAAGAAGCCGTTGATGCTCGCCGGCACGCTGATCATGGCCGGCGCGTGCTGGTGGTATTCGATCCTGCCGGCGGGGGTCGACACGCACTGGCTGATGTATGGCCTTGCGTTCCAGGGCCTGTTCTCGGTGATGGTCGTACTGCCGGTGGCCGGGCTGACGTATAGCGAACTGGGCGACGAATACTTTGGCCACGGCTATCAGGGCAAGAATCTGATGCGCCAGCTCGCCACATCAATCTCCAGCGCCTTCGCCGCCGTGATGCTGCAGGACAGGCAATTCGAGGTGCAGCACAACCTGGCGGCGACGGTCCACGCCGGCAATCCGCAAATCGATCACTGGCTCGCGACAATCGCCGGGGTTTTCAGTCAGAACGGCTACAACGCCGAGCAGGCCATGACTGGCGCCAGAATCGAGCTGGGCCGCATGGTCGCGCAGCAGGCGCAATTGCTGGCCTGCCAGGATCTGTACCGTTACCTTGCCGCATTCGCCGTAGTAACCGGACTCATCATTGCCATACAGCGCAGACTGCGCTGAACACCGGCCATCTGCCCCGCCCGACGCACTGCTTGGCGCAGACCTCAGCCGGCCTATTCTATAAGCATCCACAGGGGGGACAACGCACCGTCTACACGCCGGCGCCGAGGAATAACCATGCCCTGTGCCCTGTTCAAATCGTTCGTCGCGAGCCTGATGCTCAGCCTGAGCATCTGCCAGACATTCGCCGCGCCACCCGTACCAACGAATGCTTCGGCCGTTGCGCCGGGACGGATCTACGGCGAATTGCCCTACCAGAATCCGCTTTACACCGGCGACCTCGACGGCATGCTCAAGCGTCGGGTCATCCGGGTTCTGGTGACCCACTCCAAGACCCACTACTGGGTCGAAAATGGCCAGCAACGCGGCGCCAGCTTTGAGGCGCTCAAAGCCTACGAAGATGAACTCAACAAACGCCTCAAGACCGGCAACATCAAGGTATTTGTCGTGTTCGTCCCCACCCGGCGCGACCAGCTCATCCCGTCGCTACTGGCCGGACGCGGTGATATCGCGGCCGCAGCACTGACGATCACGCCCGAGCGACTCAAGCAGGTTGATTTCAGCGCGCCGACGATGCAGAACGTCAGCGAGATCGTCGTCACCGGACCATCCTCGCCCAAACTGGGCAAACTCGAAGACCTCGCCGGACAAACGCTGTACGTACGCAAATCATCGAGCTACTGGCAACACCTGCAGCAACTGAACCAGCGCTTTACCAAGGAAAAACGCCCGCTGATCACGCTCACCCCGGCGGCCGAGGAGCTTGAGGACGAAGACCTGCTGGAGATGCTCAACAGCGGCCTGCTCAAATTCGCAGTCGTCGACGACTACAAGGCCCAGCTGTGGGCGCGCGTACTGCCCAAACTGCAGCTGCACCCCGACCTGGCCGTCAACCGCCAAGGCCAGATCGCACTGATGATCCGCAAGAACAGCCCTCAACTGAAAGCCGACCTTGATGCGTTCATCAAAACGCATGCGCGAGGGACGACGTTCGGCAACACCATCTACAAACGCTATTTCGGCGAGCAGAATTTCGTCAAGAACGCGCTGCAGACCACCGACCTGAGCCGCTTCGAGGCGACCAAAGCCCTCTTCCGCACCTACAGCGGCCGGTACCATATGGATTACCTGCTGATGATGGCGCAGGGCTATCAGGAATCCCGCCTCGACCAACAGGCGCGCAGCCATGTCGGCGCCATCGGCGTGATGCAGCTGATGCCGGCGACCGGCAAGGAGATGAAAGTCGGCGATGTACGCCAGCTCGAACCCAACGTGCATGCAGGGGTGAAATACATCCGCTTCATGATCGACCAGTACTACGCCAAGGAGCCGATGAACACGCTCAACAAGGGTCTGTTCGCCTTCGCCTCGTACAACGCCGGCGCCGGGCGCATCCAGCAGCTGCGCGCCGAAGCACGCAAACGCGGGCTCGACCCGAACAAGTGGTTCAACAATGTTGAAGTGGTCGCCGCGGAAAAGATCGGCCCGGAAACCGTCACCTATGTCAGCAACATCTTCAAGTACTACATCGCCTACACGCTACTGACGAAGGCCGAACAGGACCGGGCGGCCGCAAAGAAGGGCATGAGCGCGCCCAAACGTTAATGGTGCGCGTCGCCTGTACCGATCCGGACTGCTAGACTGGGGCGCCCGCATAACCTACGCCGCCCCATGCAGATCGCCGACTGGCTCCCTACCTTTATCGACCGCGTATTCATCCGCGATGCCGCCGTTTCGCTGATTTTCATCATGACGCTGCTGCTGGTTCGCACGCTGGTACGGCGAGCCATTCTTGGCCGCCGGGACATGAGCGCCGAACTGAAGCGCCGTTGGCTGGTGACCCTGCGCAATACCATATTGGTGATTTTTGTCCTGGCAATGGCGCTGATCTGGGCCAACGAGATCGAAACGCTGGCGGTCTCGCTGGTGGCGATCGCCGCAGCCATCGTGCTCGCCACCAAGGAGATGATTCTTTGCGGCATGGGATCGATCTACCGCACCAGCAGCAATGCCTACAGCGTGGGGGATCGAATCGAGATCAGCGGCTTGCGTGGCCTCGTGATCGATACCAATCTGCTGTGCACCACCATTCACGAATCGAGCCAGGTGCAGGCACACAAAGGTACCGTCGGCCGGGCGGTCACCTTTCCCAACAGCCTGCTGTTGTCGCAACCGCTATACAACGAAACGGCGCTGGGCCAGTACGTCATCCAGACCATCCACATATCGATCGATCGCGAAGCCGACTGGCAACGCGCCGAAACACTCTTGCTGAACTGCGCCTTCGACATCGTCGCCGACTATGCCGACGACCTGAAGCAGCACGCCCGGCAACTGGAGCGCAGCTACGCACTGGAATCGCCGACACTAGAGCCGCGCTTGCGCATCTCGCTTGAAGAACGTGAGGACATTACCCTGCACCTGCAGTTGCCCGTTCCGCTAGGGCAGCGCGCCATCATCGAGCAGCGCCTGCTGCGCGAGTTACTCTCGGGTCTGTATGGCGAAGCCGGAAAAATCAACGTTAAATCATAAACTTGTTGCCATCCCGAAAAGGATCTGGCATAGTTCAGCCCATATCGACGGCCCGCGCACTGCGCGGGTTCGTTTTTTGCATTGCCCCTGACCTTTCATTCCGGTTCCTTTTGCGTTCGCGGTTCATTCTGGTTAGCGGCTATGTTTTTCGCCGTGACCAGGCCAATGGACTCGAATCGCCTGCCCGCTACTTTGCGGGCCTGGGTTTCGTCGTCTTGTCCGCCCAAGAACGGCTTCACCCTGCAAGGAAGTCGCAATGAACACCCAAGATCAAAATACCTCTATTCTCGATAGCGTTGTAGACGCTGCCCTTGACGCGCCTGTTGCTATCGAAGCAGTCATCGTTGAGGCCGCTGAGGCAACCATCGAAGCACCTGTTGCCGCCGCAACCGAAGCTGCCGCCGCACCGTCGAACTCTTTCGAAGCACTCGGCCTGTCCATCGACATCGTTCGCGATCTGGCCCAAGGCGGCCTGCTCGAACCGACCGCGATTCAGGCTCAAGCCATTCCGCAAATTCTCGCTGGTAACGACCTGCTGGCCTCGGCCCAGACCGGTACCGGCAAGACCGCAGCTTTCCTGCTGCCGGCCATCCACATGCTGGGCATGGCGCCGAAGCATCACAGCCGTGGCCCGCGCGTTCTGGTCCTGACCCCGACCCGCGAACTGGCCGAACAGGTTGCCAAGGTGGCCACCCAGTTCACCCGCCGCATTCCGCGTTGCAAGGTTGTCTGCATCGTGGGCGGCACACCGTACCCGATCCAGCACAAGCAGCTGTCGCAGCCGGTTGAAGTGGTTGTCGCTACCCCGGGCCGCCTGATGGACCTGATGCGCAGCGGCCGTATTGATTTCCGCCGCCTTGAACTGCTGGTGCTGGACGAAGCCGACCGCATGCTCGACATGGGCTTTATCGACGACATCGAAGCCATCGTTGCCGATCTGCCGGCCGAACGCCAGACCGCATTGTTCTCGGCCACGCTGTCGGACACCGTCCAACGCTTTGCCGCACCAATGATGAAAGATCCGGTTCTGGTCGAACTGGCACCTACCGGCTCGCCGACCGCGAACATCGCCCAAGCGATCCATTACGCCGACGGTTACGACCACAAGCTCAAGCTGACCGCAGCCATGATCAATGGCGCCGGCACGACCCAAAGTATCGTGTTTACCGCCACCAAGGTTGACGCCGACAGCGTTGCCGACTGGCTGCGCATGGAAAGCATCCGTGCTGACGCACTGCACGGCGATCTGCCGCAGCGTATGCGCCGCAAGGTGCTGGACAAGCTGCGCCGCGGTGAAATCGACGTGATCGTTGCCACCGACGTGGCCGCTCGCGGCATCGACGTCGCCGGCATCGGTCTGGTGCTGAACTTCGACCTGCCGAAGTTTGCCGAAGACTACGTTCACCGTATCGGTCGTACCGGCCGTGCCGGTCGCGAAGGCCGCGCTGTGTCGCTGGTCGGCAAAAACGACTTCCATCTGCTGACCAAGATTCGTCGCCGCTATGAAATCGAAGTTGAAACCCTGGCCATGGAAGGCCTGGAAGCCAACTTCAACCCGGCCAATCGCAGCGCACCGCGCGGTGACAG encodes:
- a CDS encoding DEAD/DEAH box helicase; this encodes MNTQDQNTSILDSVVDAALDAPVAIEAVIVEAAEATIEAPVAAATEAAAAPSNSFEALGLSIDIVRDLAQGGLLEPTAIQAQAIPQILAGNDLLASAQTGTGKTAAFLLPAIHMLGMAPKHHSRGPRVLVLTPTRELAEQVAKVATQFTRRIPRCKVVCIVGGTPYPIQHKQLSQPVEVVVATPGRLMDLMRSGRIDFRRLELLVLDEADRMLDMGFIDDIEAIVADLPAERQTALFSATLSDTVQRFAAPMMKDPVLVELAPTGSPTANIAQAIHYADGYDHKLKLTAAMINGAGTTQSIVFTATKVDADSVADWLRMESIRADALHGDLPQRMRRKVLDKLRRGEIDVIVATDVAARGIDVAGIGLVLNFDLPKFAEDYVHRIGRTGRAGREGRAVSLVGKNDFHLLTKIRRRYEIEVETLAMEGLEANFNPANRSAPRGDSRGRPQGGRGGYGGGNGGGNFRREGGGGYAGNRDRNAGNGGGERSYADRAPREERRAFGDAPAAAPRQERSFGGEQRSFSKPQGERSYGDRNDRAPRRDFGGAPQERRSYGDRSDRPAAPRGDFGGAPRQERSYSDRPAAPRGEFGAPQERRSYGDRNDRAPRGEFGAPQERSERSYGDRGGFGGNKPAGKPRSDRPAGKSFDRPRRPD
- a CDS encoding lytic transglycosylase F, which translates into the protein MPCALFKSFVASLMLSLSICQTFAAPPVPTNASAVAPGRIYGELPYQNPLYTGDLDGMLKRRVIRVLVTHSKTHYWVENGQQRGASFEALKAYEDELNKRLKTGNIKVFVVFVPTRRDQLIPSLLAGRGDIAAAALTITPERLKQVDFSAPTMQNVSEIVVTGPSSPKLGKLEDLAGQTLYVRKSSSYWQHLQQLNQRFTKEKRPLITLTPAAEELEDEDLLEMLNSGLLKFAVVDDYKAQLWARVLPKLQLHPDLAVNRQGQIALMIRKNSPQLKADLDAFIKTHARGTTFGNTIYKRYFGEQNFVKNALQTTDLSRFEATKALFRTYSGRYHMDYLLMMAQGYQESRLDQQARSHVGAIGVMQLMPATGKEMKVGDVRQLEPNVHAGVKYIRFMIDQYYAKEPMNTLNKGLFAFASYNAGAGRIQQLRAEARKRGLDPNKWFNNVEVVAAEKIGPETVTYVSNIFKYYIAYTLLTKAEQDRAAAKKGMSAPKR
- a CDS encoding MFS transporter, producing the protein MSLRLHARYRASKKRLLMALLGLITGVEFLENLMFVFAASHIMGGIGAAPREFAQAQAAYAIGSLLMIVKQQWSVRQFGYRRYLCTALALFIIGTIGCSQSGTLNELTLFRLVQGLGGGAFFTSSRVLIPLMFKGSERALAVKYFMYGIFSASMIAPLLAATLVESGSWHLVFYGALPPALLALLGAWFLLPDAEPPREREPLAIGGLLLFGAAVLCLQLMLSDTRYDIFAHPYRLALLAGGGGLLLLGFLRHQWRHPQPILHLRALVSPVYLTGLGLYFLYYSIKNFRGYLFPIYAERGLGIPLIAVGWLDSFAGAATFVAVYFYIRYSRKLTLKKPLMLAGTLIMAGACWWYSILPAGVDTHWLMYGLAFQGLFSVMVVLPVAGLTYSELGDEYFGHGYQGKNLMRQLATSISSAFAAVMLQDRQFEVQHNLAATVHAGNPQIDHWLATIAGVFSQNGYNAEQAMTGARIELGRMVAQQAQLLACQDLYRYLAAFAVVTGLIIAIQRRLR
- a CDS encoding MarR family winged helix-turn-helix transcriptional regulator, whose product is MEFEARIERICAANPDAPRDAIIASRRLFRAAHLLERRVNAALAQFKLEMREYLALTLLASNIDDPMSPTELSVTLDASRTQITRLLDVLEKRGLLERTPSASDRRGLELNLTEAGRSLQQQAVPEVYAAYEACWQLVEPAMRPMLLVTLGRIDEGLSQA
- a CDS encoding mechanosensitive ion channel family protein — encoded protein: MQIADWLPTFIDRVFIRDAAVSLIFIMTLLLVRTLVRRAILGRRDMSAELKRRWLVTLRNTILVIFVLAMALIWANEIETLAVSLVAIAAAIVLATKEMILCGMGSIYRTSSNAYSVGDRIEISGLRGLVIDTNLLCTTIHESSQVQAHKGTVGRAVTFPNSLLLSQPLYNETALGQYVIQTIHISIDREADWQRAETLLLNCAFDIVADYADDLKQHARQLERSYALESPTLEPRLRISLEEREDITLHLQLPVPLGQRAIIEQRLLRELLSGLYGEAGKINVKS